The following coding sequences lie in one Paracidovorax avenae genomic window:
- the egtD gene encoding L-histidine N(alpha)-methyltransferase, with protein sequence MNAHALQRSEPAHSDIIPGLLRHPACISPKYFYDGRGSELFEEITRLPEYYPTRTEQAVMARHGDDIAQAVGAVETVIELGAGSCEKVQPLCRLLRPQRFVGVDISADFLRGAVARLQEALPWLRAEAVAGDLTRPVVLPQDIPRARRLVFYPGSSIGNFDPPQALALLSRMRGLVDRDGGVLIGFDLPKDVAVLEAAYDDAAGVTAAFNRNALEHVNRLIGSDFVAQDWEHRAFFDRRLSRIEMHLETPRGAHVRWPGGGRVFAPGERIHTENSYKYTLPAFQALLARAGFSRARVWTDERGWFAVAYVRP encoded by the coding sequence ATGAACGCCCATGCCCTCCAGCGGTCCGAACCCGCCCATTCCGACATCATCCCCGGGCTGCTTCGGCACCCGGCCTGCATTTCGCCGAAGTACTTCTACGACGGGCGTGGATCGGAACTCTTCGAGGAGATCACCCGGCTGCCGGAGTACTACCCCACCCGAACCGAGCAGGCCGTGATGGCGCGGCACGGCGACGACATCGCACAGGCGGTGGGCGCGGTCGAGACGGTGATCGAGCTGGGCGCCGGCAGTTGCGAGAAGGTGCAGCCGCTGTGCCGCCTGCTGCGGCCGCAGCGTTTCGTGGGGGTGGATATTTCCGCGGATTTCCTGCGCGGCGCGGTGGCGCGGCTGCAGGAAGCGCTGCCCTGGCTGCGGGCGGAGGCCGTGGCGGGCGACCTCACGCGGCCCGTGGTGCTGCCCCAGGACATTCCGCGCGCGCGCCGGCTGGTGTTCTATCCGGGCTCCTCCATCGGCAACTTCGATCCGCCCCAGGCACTGGCGCTGCTCTCGCGCATGCGTGGCCTGGTGGACCGCGACGGCGGCGTGCTCATCGGATTCGACCTGCCCAAGGACGTGGCGGTGCTCGAGGCGGCGTACGACGACGCGGCCGGCGTGACGGCCGCATTCAACCGCAATGCGCTCGAGCACGTGAACCGGCTCATCGGCAGCGACTTCGTGGCGCAGGACTGGGAGCACCGCGCCTTCTTCGACCGCCGGCTGTCGCGCATCGAGATGCACCTGGAGACGCCCCGCGGCGCCCACGTGCGCTGGCCCGGTGGCGGACGCGTCTTCGCGCCCGGCGAGCGCATCCATACCGAGAACAGCTACAAGTACACGCTGCCGGCCTTCCAGGCCCTGCTGGCGCGGGCAGGCTTCTCCCGTGCGCGGGTCTGGACCGACGAGCGCGGATGGTTCGCCGTGGCCTATGTGCGGCCCTGA